From the Thermoplasmata archaeon genome, the window AGCAGCCAAAAGCAAACGCAATGCAATTGTTGCACCGCAGCCAGCACAGGCAGTATGCCCTGGAGCAAACAAACTTTCCTCGTTCATTTTATCACCTCTATGTCCTCTTTTCTCACACCAATCCACTCAATGAACTCCTCCCTGCCTTCATCAGCCGCTTTCACAGCCATCTCATAGCCCTTAATTATGTCCTCAACCACAATGTCGCGACCACCAAGCCCTATGATAAAGTCATAAATTTTCGGTCTCTTGCCAGTGTTCGCAAACACACTCACAATTTCTGGGTAAACTGCCCCTCCATAGCCAAGCGAGATGTTACGCTCAAATACAACAACAATTCTGGCCTTTCTCAGATACTTTCTCAGCAAATCTGCTGGGAACGGGCGGTATGCGGTTATCTTTATCAACCCAACTTTTTTGCCCTCGCTCCTTAACTTTCTCACCGCCTCTTTAGCGGTGCCAGTCATTGACCCTATCGTCACAAACACAACCTCTGCATCCTCAACCATGAAGGGCACGACTCTCTGGTATTTCCTCCCGAATTTTTGCTCAAACTCAGCAAACACCTCATCAATTACCTTTACTGAATTCTCAATTGCAAGCTGAGTTGCATAACGGAACTCCATGTAGTTGTCGGGCGAAGAAAAGGCACCGAATGTCATCGGGTTGTTTACATCTATCTTATAAACTGGCTTGTAAGGTGGCAAAAATTTGTCAACTTCTTCTTGCTCTGGAATTTCCACACATTCCATCGTGTGCGTTAGCACGAACGCATCCATTCCCACCATTGCGGGCAGAAGCACCCTATGGTCCTCACAAATCTTGAAAGCCATCAGCATCAAATCCAGCGTCTCCTGGTTTTTCTCAGCATAAAACTGCAGCCAGCCAGAATCACGCTCTGCAATCGTATCCTGATGGTCGCACCAGATGTTGATTGGAGCAGAAAGCGCTCGGTTTCCCACAGCCATCACAATCGGTAATCGCATCCCTGCAGCAATGAAAAGCACCTCGTGCATCAACGCAAGCCCTTGAGAAGATGTGGCAGTTGCAACTCTTGCGCCTGCAGCACTTGCACCTATGC encodes:
- the porA gene encoding pyruvate synthase subunit PorA, producing the protein MKMVLRGNMATAYAAKLAKVEVIPAYPITPSTLFPEKISEFVANGELKCQFVKCESEHSAMSACIGASAAGARVATATSSQGLALMHEVLFIAAGMRLPIVMAVGNRALSAPINIWCDHQDTIAERDSGWLQFYAEKNQETLDLMLMAFKICEDHRVLLPAMVGMDAFVLTHTMECVEIPEQEEVDKFLPPYKPVYKIDVNNPMTFGAFSSPDNYMEFRYATQLAIENSVKVIDEVFAEFEQKFGRKYQRVVPFMVEDAEVVFVTIGSMTGTAKEAVRKLRSEGKKVGLIKITAYRPFPADLLRKYLRKARIVVVFERNISLGYGGAVYPEIVSVFANTGKRPKIYDFIIGLGGRDIVVEDIIKGYEMAVKAADEGREEFIEWIGVRKEDIEVIK